A window of Burkholderia ubonensis contains these coding sequences:
- a CDS encoding DUF4148 domain-containing protein, translated as MNHPARYLACAALLVLSVSAQAAPKLTPSQCHDYPFVHTKGPVSHRQLINELNELQAVGYNPSSGDESSYPDDIDSAEARLMREYQKDCAGAANTVASNGN; from the coding sequence ATGAATCATCCCGCCCGTTACCTTGCCTGTGCCGCCCTGCTCGTGCTGAGCGTCTCCGCGCAAGCCGCGCCGAAGCTCACGCCGTCGCAATGCCACGACTATCCGTTCGTGCATACGAAAGGCCCGGTCTCCCATCGGCAACTGATCAACGAGCTGAACGAGCTGCAAGCCGTCGGCTACAACCCGTCGTCCGGCGACGAGAGCAGCTATCCGGACGATATCGACTCGGCCGAGGCGCGCCTGATGCGGGAGTATCAGAAGGACTGCGCGGGCGCGGCCAATACGGTGGCATCGAACGGCAACTGA
- a CDS encoding amino acid ABC transporter ATP-binding protein — protein MSDSPILQLHAVGKSYGSLRVLKDFDLDVMRGQIVSLIGPSGSGKTTALRCMNFLEAYDEGEVRVKGKLLGYRIDGDGSRVRDTDANIAEVRRPIAMVFQQFNLWPHMTVQDNVAAPLVLSRRVQKAEAEKRAKAALQHVGLSHKTDAYPAQLSGGQQQRVGIARALAVGPEVMLLDEPTSALDPELVDEVLNVIRMLAQEGLTMVMVTHEMSFAAKISDKVVFMEAGQIVETGAPAQLFGDTRTPRLRQFLKPWLDRSLSLAEDLSRPEQRLA, from the coding sequence GTGAGCGATTCCCCAATTCTGCAACTCCACGCGGTCGGAAAATCGTATGGGTCGTTGCGCGTGCTGAAAGACTTCGATCTCGACGTCATGCGCGGGCAGATCGTATCGCTTATTGGCCCCTCGGGGTCCGGCAAGACCACGGCGCTCCGCTGCATGAATTTTCTCGAGGCTTACGACGAAGGCGAAGTGCGAGTCAAAGGGAAGCTGCTTGGCTACCGCATCGATGGCGACGGCTCGCGCGTCCGAGACACCGACGCGAACATCGCGGAAGTACGACGGCCCATTGCGATGGTCTTCCAACAGTTCAATCTGTGGCCGCACATGACGGTTCAGGACAATGTTGCGGCGCCGCTTGTACTGTCGAGGCGGGTTCAGAAAGCGGAAGCCGAGAAAAGAGCAAAGGCGGCGCTCCAGCACGTCGGTCTTTCGCATAAGACGGACGCTTACCCCGCTCAACTGAGTGGCGGTCAACAGCAGCGCGTCGGGATCGCGCGTGCGCTCGCCGTCGGCCCGGAGGTCATGTTGCTCGACGAGCCGACGTCGGCTCTCGATCCGGAACTGGTGGACGAGGTACTCAACGTTATCCGGATGCTGGCGCAGGAAGGGCTCACGATGGTGATGGTCACCCACGAAATGAGTTTTGCAGCCAAGATTTCCGACAAGGTGGTGTTCATGGAGGCGGGGCAAATCGTCGAGACGGGAGCGCCCGCGCAACTATTCGGCGACACCCGCACGCCGCGTCTACGGCAGTTTCTCAAGCCGTGGCTCGACCGTAGCCTGTCCCTTGCGGAAGATCTATCGAGGCCCGAACAGAGGCTTGCTTAA
- a CDS encoding amino acid ABC transporter permease: protein MDTFLTLLPRFAAGMLVTLEVSLIAALLGMAGGFSLNVLRLRFPRALAHPYRLYVWLVRGMPYLSQLVIVYFGLPSLGMTMTAVQATIVSLAFYSAGYFAEIFRTAWASIPRGQMEAVRAFGIGRWASFRAIELPQALAFAVPLLTNMVILVIKESSVASIITVPELTMTTSDFVSSTYSYIGPYAMLISSYWLLTQSVAVVAKRLAGLNPILRRTL, encoded by the coding sequence ATGGATACGTTTTTGACGTTGCTGCCGCGCTTTGCCGCCGGCATGCTGGTGACACTCGAAGTCAGTCTGATAGCGGCGCTTCTGGGGATGGCGGGTGGATTCTCGTTGAATGTGCTCCGTCTGCGCTTTCCTCGTGCACTGGCGCATCCGTACCGGCTGTACGTGTGGCTCGTGCGCGGAATGCCGTATTTGTCGCAACTGGTGATCGTCTACTTCGGTTTGCCGTCCCTTGGCATGACGATGACCGCGGTGCAGGCGACAATCGTTTCGTTGGCGTTCTATTCGGCCGGTTACTTCGCAGAGATTTTTCGTACCGCGTGGGCGAGCATTCCTCGCGGGCAGATGGAGGCGGTGCGCGCTTTCGGCATCGGTCGGTGGGCGTCGTTCCGGGCGATCGAGTTGCCGCAGGCATTGGCTTTCGCCGTTCCGCTTCTGACCAACATGGTCATCCTCGTCATCAAGGAAAGCTCGGTCGCTTCCATTATCACGGTACCGGAACTGACGATGACGACGAGCGATTTCGTCTCGTCTACCTATTCCTACATTGGACCGTACGCGATGCTGATTTCGAGCTATTGGTTGTTGACTCAATCGGTCGCCGTTGTGGCCAAGCGCCTGGCTGGACTGAACCCGATCCTCAGGAGGACGTTGTGA
- a CDS encoding amino acid ABC transporter permease: MNASTFLTRSLVSLPQMINGALTTLVLSAIAVICGFFAGVFIYTMWASRNRFLAGAARAYVSVFRGTPMLAQLLVFYYVPAALGIGLPGPVAAVIGLSLNTAAYQSQILSAGFRTISNGQREAASIFGLTRWQTLWHVEVPQVIAATLPALVSETIDIVKASAVISVISVTDLMRVGQQIASATYRPLEVYVWVAVMYLAITTLLSLAGHGYEQRLSRRA, from the coding sequence ATGAACGCTTCGACCTTTCTCACCCGCAGTCTCGTCAGCTTGCCGCAAATGATCAATGGCGCCTTGACGACGCTGGTGTTATCCGCGATTGCCGTGATTTGCGGTTTCTTCGCCGGCGTCTTCATCTACACGATGTGGGCGAGCAGGAACCGTTTCCTGGCAGGCGCCGCGCGCGCATACGTGAGCGTATTTCGGGGCACGCCAATGCTTGCTCAACTTCTGGTGTTTTATTACGTACCCGCGGCACTCGGGATTGGATTGCCGGGTCCTGTTGCCGCGGTGATCGGGCTTTCTCTCAACACTGCTGCTTACCAATCGCAGATCCTGAGCGCCGGTTTCCGGACGATCTCGAATGGTCAGCGGGAAGCCGCGAGCATTTTCGGGCTGACAAGGTGGCAGACCTTGTGGCATGTCGAAGTGCCGCAAGTCATTGCCGCAACATTGCCAGCGCTGGTTTCGGAAACGATCGACATTGTCAAGGCATCGGCAGTCATCTCCGTGATCTCGGTCACCGATTTGATGCGTGTGGGTCAACAGATCGCCTCTGCGACCTATCGCCCGCTGGAAGTCTACGTGTGGGTTGCGGTCATGTACTTGGCCATTACCACGTTGCTTTCGCTCGCGGGGCATGGCTACGAACAGCGCCTCTCCAGGCGCGCTTGA
- a CDS encoding transporter substrate-binding domain-containing protein has product MPKSIHSLILSLAGACALVASSASWSQSSDLLSRIKADGRITIGTEARYAPFEYIDDGKIVGYDADLMHYVLKPLQGVKVNQLDLPFQGLLPGLDAKRFDIVVTAVTINKERLNHFAFTFPVADATTGVLLRANEPAVKKPDDLNGKTVGSQAGTAQLQALIALDKKLKDAGGPGIKEIKQYVAFDEAYADLAVGRLDAVAQSLANLGPLMKSRPGVFAVLPQTIGPKTYFAWVARKDGDSASLVKLFSDGIARANRDGTMKQLQQKWFGTTMDVPAQALTNPSM; this is encoded by the coding sequence ATGCCCAAGTCTATCCATTCTTTGATTTTGTCGTTGGCAGGTGCGTGCGCGTTGGTGGCATCGTCCGCCAGCTGGTCGCAAAGCAGCGATCTGTTGTCCCGAATCAAGGCTGACGGACGAATTACCATCGGCACGGAAGCGCGTTATGCACCGTTCGAATATATCGACGACGGTAAGATCGTGGGCTACGACGCGGACCTGATGCACTACGTCCTGAAACCGCTGCAGGGCGTGAAAGTGAATCAGCTCGATTTGCCGTTCCAGGGTCTCTTGCCCGGCCTCGACGCGAAGCGCTTCGATATCGTGGTGACGGCCGTCACGATCAACAAGGAACGCCTCAACCATTTCGCGTTCACATTCCCGGTTGCGGATGCCACGACCGGCGTCCTGCTCCGTGCCAACGAGCCTGCGGTCAAGAAGCCGGACGACCTGAATGGCAAGACGGTCGGCAGCCAAGCAGGTACGGCACAACTTCAGGCGCTGATTGCGCTCGACAAGAAGCTGAAAGACGCCGGAGGCCCGGGAATCAAGGAAATCAAGCAGTACGTCGCGTTTGACGAGGCATACGCCGACCTGGCCGTCGGCCGGCTCGACGCCGTTGCACAGTCGCTTGCCAACCTCGGTCCGTTGATGAAATCGCGCCCGGGTGTTTTTGCGGTCCTGCCGCAGACTATTGGGCCGAAGACGTACTTTGCTTGGGTCGCTCGAAAGGATGGCGATAGCGCATCGCTCGTAAAGCTGTTCAGCGACGGCATTGCACGTGCCAATCGTGATGGAACGATGAAGCAGCTTCAGCAGAAGTGGTTTGGCACGACCATGGACGTCCCTGCACAAGCATTGACGAATCCTTCCATGTGA
- the speB gene encoding agmatinase, translated as MASTFPQPIDAALVPRFAGLPTFMRLPAVSSFDDVDIALVGVPWDGGTTNRAGARHGPREIRNMSSLMRKVHHVSRIAPYDLLRVGDVGDAPVNPIDLLDTLKQVETFYESIHRAGAIPITAGGDHLVTLPIFRAIARDRPIGMVHFDAHSDTNDTYFGNNPYTHGTPFRRAVEEGLLDPARTVQIGIRGSVYSSDDLEFAESVGIRVIHMEEFAELGVEGALAEARRVVGDGPTYVSFDVDVLDPAFAPGTGTPEIGGLTTLEAQHLVRGLRGLDLIGGDVVEVSPPFDQGGNTALVGATMMFELLCVVAEAHSQRLAIAAEYPAIVEH; from the coding sequence ATGGCCAGCACTTTTCCGCAACCGATCGATGCAGCACTGGTGCCGCGATTCGCCGGCCTTCCCACCTTCATGCGCCTGCCTGCCGTTTCGAGTTTTGACGACGTCGATATCGCATTGGTAGGTGTACCGTGGGACGGTGGGACGACGAACCGAGCCGGCGCGCGACACGGTCCGCGTGAAATCCGGAATATGTCGAGCCTGATGCGCAAGGTCCATCACGTCAGTCGCATTGCTCCGTATGACCTGCTGCGCGTCGGAGATGTCGGCGACGCGCCGGTGAATCCGATCGACTTGCTCGACACGCTCAAGCAGGTTGAGACGTTTTATGAATCGATTCATCGAGCCGGCGCGATCCCGATTACCGCCGGCGGTGACCATCTGGTGACCTTGCCGATATTCCGTGCCATCGCGCGCGACCGGCCGATCGGCATGGTCCATTTCGATGCGCATTCGGATACGAACGACACGTACTTCGGCAACAATCCGTACACCCATGGCACCCCTTTTCGTCGCGCCGTCGAGGAAGGGCTCCTGGATCCCGCACGAACCGTCCAGATCGGCATCCGCGGTTCGGTCTATTCGTCCGACGATCTCGAGTTCGCCGAGTCCGTCGGCATTCGCGTCATTCATATGGAAGAGTTCGCGGAACTGGGCGTCGAGGGAGCTTTGGCGGAAGCGCGTCGCGTCGTCGGAGACGGTCCGACCTACGTGAGCTTCGATGTCGATGTACTGGATCCTGCGTTTGCACCCGGCACGGGGACCCCTGAAATCGGTGGTCTGACCACGCTCGAAGCACAGCATCTCGTGCGTGGGCTTCGCGGGCTGGATTTGATCGGTGGCGATGTCGTCGAAGTTTCGCCGCCCTTCGACCAAGGCGGCAACACGGCGCTCGTCGGCGCGACTATGATGTTCGAGTTGCTTTGCGTCGTTGCGGAAGCACACTCACAGCGTCTTGCGATCGCGGCCGAGTATCCGGCTATCGTCGAACACTAG
- a CDS encoding LysR family transcriptional regulator, with product MLASLSDLDLKSLRVYCTIVEAGGFTAAQSILNMGLPRLSIVVRDLEVRLGTKLCHRGRQGFQVTDEGMAVYESARVLFSDIGRFLDSVGVLNGQPKTRLEIGFVDGLLSFPGAPIVSALERFKRRSPATHLTVHVMRPDELEKAVLEERLTLAVGAFHHRLSGLVYKPIFSEEQNLYCSFAHPLSSATGVGLMEAIANADYVERGYMVESQRPSPVNLNRAATAYNMEAILTMLLTGLYIGYLPTHFASRWVAEKKLFALEPAACSYSALFSVATRQGKALDPIGQLMLDSFDFGSGA from the coding sequence ATGCTTGCTAGCCTCTCCGACCTGGACCTCAAGTCTCTTCGGGTGTACTGCACCATCGTTGAAGCTGGCGGCTTCACAGCCGCCCAGTCGATTCTGAACATGGGCCTTCCCCGCCTGAGCATCGTGGTGCGAGACCTTGAAGTGAGACTCGGTACGAAGCTCTGCCATCGCGGGCGTCAAGGGTTCCAGGTTACGGATGAGGGCATGGCCGTCTACGAGTCGGCACGTGTGCTTTTCTCCGATATCGGGCGCTTCCTTGACAGTGTCGGCGTGCTGAACGGTCAACCCAAGACGCGGCTCGAGATCGGCTTCGTCGATGGCTTGCTGTCCTTCCCAGGTGCGCCGATCGTCTCTGCGCTGGAGCGGTTCAAGCGCCGCTCGCCGGCGACCCATCTGACCGTGCACGTCATGAGACCGGACGAACTCGAAAAGGCCGTATTGGAAGAGCGATTGACGCTTGCAGTCGGAGCCTTCCATCATCGCCTCTCCGGCCTCGTGTACAAGCCGATCTTCTCTGAGGAGCAGAATCTCTACTGCAGCTTCGCCCATCCGCTTTCGTCCGCAACTGGCGTCGGGCTCATGGAGGCAATCGCAAATGCGGACTATGTCGAACGCGGCTACATGGTCGAAAGTCAGCGACCGAGCCCCGTGAATCTGAACCGAGCAGCGACTGCCTACAACATGGAAGCGATTCTCACCATGCTTCTGACAGGCCTGTACATCGGATACCTGCCGACTCATTTCGCCTCGCGTTGGGTGGCGGAAAAAAAGCTGTTTGCGCTCGAGCCAGCCGCATGCTCCTACTCCGCGTTGTTCAGCGTCGCGACACGCCAAGGCAAAGCATTGGATCCGATCGGTCAGTTGATGCTCGACAGCTTTGATTTCGGCAGCGGCGCCTGA
- a CDS encoding thioesterase II family protein, which translates to MRLICFPYAGGSAAVYRPLEALLPGIDVYRHELAGRGSRLSEPAARDMSALIDTLLRDLRDCFDRPFSLLGHSMGAAIAAELALRLPADVRPNLRHLFVSGRAAPGNARPGRRMQALDDRAFIDALHEMGGTPKPVLENDELMALLMPALRADFALIENYRPEPQRRLAVDITAFAGRTDTHAPVDSVAGWGAATAGHFDFHVIEGDHFFLRSEMRTMAGIIAARLRHAHCVASNA; encoded by the coding sequence ATGCGCCTGATCTGCTTCCCCTACGCCGGCGGCTCGGCCGCCGTCTATCGCCCGCTCGAAGCCTTGTTGCCCGGCATCGACGTATACCGACACGAGCTCGCGGGCCGCGGCAGCCGCTTGTCCGAGCCAGCCGCACGCGACATGTCGGCGTTGATCGACACGTTGCTGCGCGACCTGCGCGACTGCTTCGATCGTCCCTTCTCGCTGCTCGGCCACAGCATGGGCGCGGCGATCGCCGCGGAACTGGCGCTGCGGCTTCCCGCCGACGTGCGCCCGAACCTGCGCCATCTGTTCGTGAGCGGCCGCGCCGCACCGGGCAACGCGCGACCGGGGCGTCGCATGCAGGCACTCGACGATCGCGCCTTCATCGACGCCTTGCACGAAATGGGCGGCACGCCGAAGCCCGTCCTGGAGAACGACGAGCTGATGGCGCTGCTGATGCCGGCCCTGCGCGCGGATTTCGCGCTGATCGAAAACTACCGGCCGGAGCCGCAGCGCCGGCTGGCGGTGGACATCACCGCGTTCGCCGGCCGCACGGATACGCATGCTCCGGTCGATTCGGTGGCTGGCTGGGGCGCGGCGACGGCCGGGCACTTCGATTTCCACGTCATCGAAGGCGATCACTTCTTCCTGCGCAGCGAAATGCGGACGATGGCCGGCATCATCGCGGCGCGCCTGCGGCACGCGCACTGCGTCGCGTCGAACGCTTGA
- a CDS encoding UDP-glucuronic acid decarboxylase family protein, translated as MQLDRKRILVTGGAGFLGSHLCERLVELGHDVLCVDNYFTGTKQNVAALLGNPRFEALRHDVTFPLYVEVDEIYNLACPASPIHYQFDPVQTTKTSVMGAINMLGLAKRTHARVLQTSTSEVYGDPDVHPQPESYRGNVNPLGPRACYDEGKRCAETLFFDYHRQQNVRIKVVRIFNTYGPRMHPNDGRVVSNFIVQALRGEDITLYGDGSQTRAFCYVDDMVEGLIRMMATPADVTGPINLGNPHEIAVSELAQIILRLTGSKSRIVFHPLPKDDPTQRCPDIGLARAQLDWKPTVGLEAGLRRTIDYFRSTMAT; from the coding sequence GTGCAACTTGATCGAAAGCGAATCCTCGTGACAGGCGGCGCCGGCTTCCTCGGTTCGCATCTGTGCGAGCGCCTGGTCGAACTCGGTCATGACGTCTTGTGCGTCGACAACTATTTCACCGGCACCAAGCAGAACGTGGCCGCGCTGCTCGGCAACCCGCGCTTCGAGGCGCTGCGCCACGACGTGACCTTTCCGTTGTACGTGGAGGTGGACGAGATCTACAACCTCGCCTGTCCGGCTTCGCCGATCCACTATCAATTCGATCCCGTGCAGACCACCAAGACCAGCGTGATGGGCGCGATCAACATGCTGGGGCTCGCCAAGCGCACGCACGCGCGCGTGCTGCAAACCTCCACGAGCGAAGTGTACGGCGACCCCGACGTGCATCCGCAGCCGGAGAGTTACCGGGGCAACGTCAACCCGCTCGGGCCGCGCGCGTGCTACGACGAAGGCAAACGCTGCGCGGAGACCCTGTTCTTCGACTATCACCGCCAGCAAAACGTGCGAATCAAGGTGGTGCGCATCTTCAACACGTACGGGCCGCGCATGCATCCCAACGACGGCCGCGTGGTGTCCAACTTCATCGTGCAGGCGCTGCGCGGCGAGGACATCACGCTGTACGGCGACGGCAGCCAGACCCGCGCGTTCTGCTATGTCGACGACATGGTCGAAGGTCTGATCCGGATGATGGCCACGCCCGCGGACGTCACCGGCCCGATCAATCTCGGCAATCCGCATGAGATCGCGGTCAGCGAGCTTGCGCAGATCATCCTGCGCCTGACCGGCTCGAAATCGCGGATCGTCTTCCACCCGCTGCCGAAAGATGATCCGACGCAACGCTGCCCCGACATCGGCCTCGCACGCGCGCAACTCGACTGGAAGCCGACGGTCGGGCTCGAAGCGGGGCTGCGGCGGACCATCGACTATTTCCGCTCGACGATGGCGACGTGA
- a CDS encoding aminotransferase class III-fold pyridoxal phosphate-dependent enzyme: MARHYTGRSTIMAFHGAYHGMTAGALAASGNLMPKSAGGSGHGVHFLPYPYAFRCPFGTDGSATDRLSINYIRTVLSDPESGITKPAAIIVEVVQGEGGCIPASDAWLIELRELTLRHEIPLIVDEVQTGLGRTGALFAIEHSGIRPDVLVLSKAIGGGYPISVVVYDERLDTWPPGSHAGTFRGNQIAMVAGLSAMRIIDRDDLPAHAGRVGKLLVAGLERIAERFPCLGQIRGKGLMIGVEVVRPGTHGQTGPTDAARAKAIKLNCLQNGLVIETGGRNGAVLRFLPPLIVSEADIHEILNRFEQAVETACRA, encoded by the coding sequence CTGGCCAGGCACTATACGGGCCGCTCGACGATCATGGCGTTCCACGGCGCCTACCACGGCATGACGGCCGGCGCGCTCGCCGCATCGGGAAATCTCATGCCCAAATCGGCCGGCGGCAGCGGGCACGGCGTTCATTTCCTGCCTTACCCGTATGCGTTTCGCTGCCCGTTCGGCACCGACGGCTCGGCGACCGATCGGCTCAGCATCAACTACATTCGGACCGTCCTGTCCGATCCCGAGAGCGGGATCACGAAACCGGCGGCGATCATCGTCGAAGTCGTGCAAGGCGAAGGCGGCTGCATCCCCGCTTCCGACGCGTGGCTGATCGAGTTGCGCGAACTGACGCTGCGGCACGAAATCCCGCTGATCGTCGATGAAGTGCAGACCGGCCTCGGTCGAACCGGCGCCCTGTTCGCGATCGAACATTCCGGCATCCGGCCGGACGTGCTGGTGTTGTCGAAGGCGATCGGCGGCGGCTACCCGATATCGGTGGTGGTCTACGACGAGCGCCTGGACACCTGGCCGCCCGGCTCGCACGCCGGCACCTTCCGGGGCAACCAGATTGCGATGGTGGCCGGCTTGTCGGCCATGCGCATCATCGATCGAGACGATCTGCCGGCGCATGCGGGCCGGGTCGGCAAACTGCTGGTGGCCGGCCTCGAGCGTATCGCCGAACGGTTCCCCTGCCTGGGCCAGATACGCGGCAAGGGCCTGATGATCGGCGTTGAAGTCGTCAGGCCCGGCACGCATGGCCAAACCGGCCCGACCGATGCGGCACGGGCAAAGGCCATCAAGCTGAATTGCCTGCAGAACGGGCTCGTCATCGAAACCGGCGGCCGCAACGGCGCGGTACTCCGGTTCCTTCCGCCGCTGATCGTGTCGGAAGCCGACATCCACGAGATCCTCAACCGCTTCGAGCAAGCCGTCGAAACGGCCTGCCGCGCATAG
- a CDS encoding TauD/TfdA family dioxygenase, whose product MLGMTERKLLAEGASPWLLEPASNGRDIVRAVNDNRAALDARLLEHGALLFRGFDVSSVAGFEAFANAISAHKSDYVYRSTPRTSIGNGIFTATEYPPSETISLHCENAYQRSWPLRVAFCCLTAPTAGGETPIADMREVSRRIGPRILDDFEAKQVRYVRHYRRHVDIPWETVFQTSDRGELAAYCADNGIEHAWLDDDTLRTAQVNQGVAYHPLTRERVFFNQAHLFHISNLEASLASSIVSLFGNDRLPRDAFYGDGSPLDLADIEQIRNAFRECAIAFPWQRGDVLLVDNMRFAHGRNPFEGERKVVVSLLDPYSPA is encoded by the coding sequence ATGCTGGGCATGACGGAACGCAAGCTGCTTGCCGAGGGGGCCTCGCCGTGGCTGCTGGAGCCGGCATCGAACGGGCGCGATATCGTGCGGGCGGTGAACGACAATCGTGCGGCGCTGGACGCCCGGCTGCTGGAGCATGGGGCGCTGCTGTTTCGCGGCTTCGACGTGTCATCCGTGGCCGGATTCGAAGCGTTTGCGAACGCGATTTCGGCCCATAAGTCCGATTACGTCTATCGCTCCACGCCGCGCACGTCGATCGGCAACGGCATCTTCACCGCAACCGAGTATCCGCCGAGCGAGACGATATCGCTTCATTGCGAAAACGCGTATCAACGAAGCTGGCCGCTGAGAGTCGCATTCTGCTGCCTGACCGCGCCCACGGCCGGCGGCGAAACGCCGATCGCCGACATGCGGGAGGTAAGCCGCAGGATCGGGCCGCGCATCCTGGATGACTTCGAGGCGAAACAGGTCCGCTATGTCAGGCACTACCGGCGGCACGTCGACATTCCGTGGGAAACGGTCTTTCAGACCAGCGACCGCGGCGAGCTCGCGGCCTACTGCGCGGACAACGGCATCGAGCACGCATGGCTCGACGACGACACGTTGCGCACCGCACAGGTCAACCAGGGCGTCGCTTACCATCCGCTCACCCGCGAACGGGTGTTCTTCAATCAGGCCCATCTGTTCCACATCTCGAACCTGGAAGCCTCGCTCGCCAGCTCGATCGTCAGCCTGTTCGGCAACGATCGGCTCCCGCGCGACGCCTTCTACGGCGACGGGAGTCCACTCGATCTCGCCGACATCGAGCAGATTCGCAATGCGTTCCGCGAATGCGCGATCGCATTTCCATGGCAACGCGGCGACGTGCTGCTCGTCGACAACATGCGATTCGCGCATGGCCGCAATCCGTTCGAAGGCGAGCGCAAGGTCGTCGTGTCGCTACTGGACCCATACTCCCCTGCATAG